The following are encoded in a window of Clostridium thermarum genomic DNA:
- a CDS encoding transglutaminase domain-containing protein, translating into MKVNAISVILIMAFLYPIIRGYILNFSSIELKSDIISVEGDMGLIAAIISGLFFFRRIFVQHNYGIYDRMYRAIPPTITDKLEDNPYLLYLIVLPIIVLILYEIIKLFFYLINMVIIFPFLDVLERALGHKSNTIKRFISSIFEIPRAICVTILLAVLFNIAAFMNLNAQFNDYLSRSEIYNYICKDIIVPIANSKLARQIPNIINNSIKIEVKEAAKSIGGSDSVIIYYNGITLDEGIQSNEAIDSFARSLVADVDSEYEKAKIIYEWIGRNLEYDNEKATRILNNDFSVKSGAIAAYNEKKGICFDYTCLYIAMCRAVNLDVRMITGEGFNGVSWITHAWNQVLVYGKWINVDTTFYKGGNYFDSSRFGLDHRNSSIAGEWR; encoded by the coding sequence TTGAAGGTAAATGCCATATCAGTAATTCTCATTATGGCTTTTTTATATCCTATAATAAGGGGGTATATATTAAACTTCTCATCCATAGAGCTAAAAAGTGATATTATCTCCGTTGAAGGAGATATGGGATTAATTGCTGCCATTATATCCGGTTTATTTTTTTTTAGAAGAATATTTGTCCAACACAACTATGGTATTTATGATAGGATGTACAGGGCAATACCCCCAACTATAACCGATAAATTAGAGGACAACCCTTATTTATTGTATCTAATTGTGTTACCAATCATTGTACTTATCCTATATGAAATTATAAAACTATTTTTTTATCTTATAAACATGGTGATAATATTTCCTTTTCTTGATGTGCTGGAAAGGGCTTTAGGCCATAAGAGTAATACTATTAAAAGATTTATTTCATCAATTTTTGAAATACCTAGGGCCATATGTGTCACTATATTATTAGCTGTATTATTTAATATTGCTGCCTTTATGAATTTAAATGCCCAATTTAATGACTATCTTTCCCGCTCAGAAATATACAATTATATTTGTAAGGATATTATTGTACCAATAGCTAACTCTAAGCTGGCACGACAGATTCCTAATATTATAAATAACTCCATAAAAATTGAGGTAAAGGAAGCGGCTAAGAGCATAGGCGGCAGTGACAGTGTCATTATATATTATAACGGAATTACCTTGGATGAAGGTATACAATCAAATGAAGCTATTGATAGTTTTGCAAGGAGTCTTGTAGCTGATGTGGACAGTGAATATGAAAAAGCGAAAATAATATATGAGTGGATTGGCCGGAATTTAGAATACGACAATGAAAAGGCCACAAGAATATTAAATAATGACTTTTCAGTGAAATCTGGTGCTATAGCCGCTTATAATGAAAAAAAAGGCATATGTTTCGATTACACTTGCCTTTACATTGCTATGTGCAGGGCTGTTAACCTAGATGTAAGAATGATTACAGGTGAAGGTTTTAATGGAGTAAGTTGGATTACCCATGCATGGAATCAAGTATTGGTATATGGTAAGTGGATTAATGTGGACACAACCTTCTACAAAGGTGGCAACTACTTTGACAGCAGCAGATTTGGTCTTGATCATAGAAATTCTTCAATAGCTGGAGAATGGAGATAA
- a CDS encoding tetratricopeptide repeat protein, producing MNYFEKANEYYNIKDYKKAIEFYEKAIEYKENESASFYNSGVCFIKLKEYEKAINLLKRAIELRRNSKYFFNLAYCYAMLKDTKKALIYFNTAWSLDNNDKDCEKAIQLIIQGYKKNPR from the coding sequence ATGAATTACTTCGAAAAGGCAAACGAATACTATAATATTAAAGACTATAAAAAAGCAATTGAATTTTATGAAAAAGCTATAGAATATAAAGAAAATGAGTCCGCTTCTTTTTATAATTCAGGAGTATGTTTTATAAAATTAAAAGAATACGAAAAAGCAATAAACCTATTAAAACGTGCCATTGAACTTCGCAGAAACAGTAAATACTTTTTTAACCTAGCCTACTGCTATGCCATGTTGAAGGACACAAAAAAGGCCCTTATATATTTTAATACAGCATGGAGTTTAGACAATAATGATAAAGATTGTGAAAAAGCTATTCAGCTAATTATTCAAGGATATAAAAAAAATCCCCGTTAA